A genomic region of Phragmites australis chromosome 2, lpPhrAust1.1, whole genome shotgun sequence contains the following coding sequences:
- the LOC133901355 gene encoding putative wall-associated receptor kinase-like 16 isoform X2 translates to MASVLLLGVAIMLYLASTSAQPAINCQTHCGDVEIPYPFGIGAGCAIEKGFEINCNKTEDGTKKPFIVNIEVLNISVSRGKTRALNSISTYCYNRNTTEMEDNRWWLSFSGWPYRFSNVDNKFIVIGCNTLAYVYRTGYTTACASVCGSTEDLTNGSCVGVGCCQNAIPKGLNHYDVYFYRVYNDSNSWEFNRCSYAALVETESFNFSSEYITTTRFNETYKGQQPLVLDWAIGNETCEVARNKPSYACRDRNSLCVDSTNGPGYLCNCSKGYEGNPYISDGCKDVDECKKNPSPCPKGAGCHNTIGEYRCSCPPGRKLAKETNSCNPDINLIIGICIGSIALVIIIFCMRVIFERRKLTIVKKQYFQQHGGILLFEKMKSDQGLAFTVFTESELEQATSKFDKSQILGHGGHGTVYKGIMKDNITVAIKKCALIDDRHKKEFGKEMLILSQINHKNIVKLLGCCLEVDVPMLVYEFIPNGTLFDLIHGKNRTSHIPFSSLLRIVNEAADGLAFLHSYANPPILHGDVKTSNILLDENYMAKVSDFGASILAPTDEAQYVTMVQGTCGYLDPEYMQTCRLTDKSDVYSFGVVLLEILTGQKPLKLDDHELQRSLSSSFLLAMKENNLDAMLDSQIRGHESMELLRGLAELAKHCLDMCGDNRPSMKEVSEELSRLRKLSKHPWIQRDSETESFLAGQSTTRFEIEQSTEYPGKDEEMPMNQSSSYFVR, encoded by the exons ATGGCATCAGTGCTGCTGCTCGGAGTTGCAATCATGCTGTACCTAGCCTCTACATCAGCTCAGCCTGCCATCAACTGCCAGACACATTGTGGCGATGTCGAAATTCCTTATCCATTTGGCATTGGTGCAGGCTGTGCTATAGAAAAAGGCTTTGAAATCAATTGTAACAAGACCGAAGATGGAACTAAAAAGCCGTTCATTGTTAACATCGAAGTTCTAAATATCTCAGTGTCCCGTGGCAAAACACGGGCGTTAAACTCCATCTCAACATATTGCTACAACCGTAACACAACAGAAATGGAAGACAATCGGTGGTGGCTTTCCTTCTCCGGATGGCCGTATCGGTTCTCCAATGTGGACAACAAGTTTATAGTCATTGGCTGCAACACGCTCGCATATGTGTACAGGACAGGATATACGACTGCATGTGCATCAGTGTGTGGGAGCACGGAGGACCTCACGAATGGTTCATGCGTTGGTGTAGGCTGCTGCCAAAATGCCATACCCAAGGGCTTAAATCACTATGATGTCTATTTCTACAGAGTATACAATGATTCAAATAGCTGGGAGTTCAACCGATGCAGCTACGCTGCGCTGGTGGAAACAGAGTCATTTAATTTCAGCAGCGAGTACATAACCACTACGAGGTTTAACGAGACCTACAAGGGACAGCAGCCGCTGGTGCTGGACTGGGCAATTGGAAATGAAACATGCGAGGTGGCCAGGAACAAGCCCTCTTACGCATGCCGTGATAGAAACAGCCTCTGTGTGGATTCGACCAATGGCCCAGGGTATCTATGCAATTGCTCAAAGGGGTATGAAGGGAACCCTTATATCTCTGATGGATGCAAAG ATGTCGATGAATGTAAGAAGAATCCAAGCCCATGCCCTAAGGGTGCAGGTTGCCACAACACAATAGGAGAGTACCGATGTTCATGTCCTCCAGGCAGAAAGCTGGCAAAAGAGACAAACTCTTGCAACCCAGACATCAACCTTATCATAG GTATTTGCATCGGCTCCATTGCTCTAGTGATTATCATTTTCTGCATGCGTGTAATTTTTGAAAGGCGAAAGCTTACAATTGTCAAGAAACAATATTTTCAGCAACATGGAGGGATTCTATTATTCGAGAAGATGAAATCTGACCAGGGACTTGCATTCACGGTGTTTACTGAATCAGAACTAGAACAAGCAACAAGCAAATTTGACAAAAGCCAAATTCTTGGTCATGGAGGCCACGGCACTGTGTACAAGGGAATAATGAAGGATAACATTACAGTGGCAATAAAAAAATGTGCATTAATCGATGACAGGCATAAGAAGGAATTTGGTAAAGAAATGCTGATTCTTTCCCAGATAAATCATAAGAATATTGTTAAGCTGTTGGGTTGTTGCCTTGAAGTGGACGTCCCGATGCTAGTATATGAATTCATTCCAAATGGAACATTGTTTGATCTTATTCATGGCAAGAACCGGACATCGCATATCCCTTTCAGTTCTCTCTTGAGGATTGTGAATGAGGCAGCTGATGGGCTTGCCTTTTTACATTCTTATGCAAATCCACCGATTCTACATGGTGATGTGAAGACCTCTAACATCCTTCTTGACGAGAATTATATGGCAAAGGTATCAGATTTTGGTGCCTCTATACTAGCACCAACTGATGAAGCCCAGTACGTGACAATGGTTCAAGGGACATGTGGTTATCTGGATCCTGAATATATGCAAACATGCCGGTTGACAGACAAGAGTGATGTTTATAGCTTTGGTGTCGTCCTTTTGGAGATCCTTACTGGGCAGAAGCCATTAAAACTCGATGACCATGAGCTACAACGGAGCTTATCCTCAAGTTTCTTATTGGCTATGAAGGAGAATAATCTTGATGCTATGTTGGACAGTCAAATAAGAGGGCATGAGAGCATGGAGTTGCTTAGAGGACTTGCAGAGCTAGCTAAGCACTGCTTGGATATGTGTGGTGATAACCGGCCCTCTATGAAAGAGGTATCCGAGGAGCTTAGCAGATTAAGAAAACTTTCAAAACATCCTTGGATACAACGTGACAGTGAGACAGAGAGCTTTCTCGCTGGACAATCAACTACCAGGTTTGAAATAGAACAAAGCACGGAGTACCCAGGAAAGGATGAGGAAATGCCAATGAACCAAAGCAGTTCTTACTTTGTCAGGTGA
- the LOC133901355 gene encoding wall-associated receptor kinase 5-like isoform X1 translates to MQSTATFIATLHRGSHPDARKCLFSGCVGDWRNGCQGSDHLVSVLAIIRSKHSKEILWQHHFQRGRMASVLLLGVAIMLYLASTSAQPAINCQTHCGDVEIPYPFGIGAGCAIEKGFEINCNKTEDGTKKPFIVNIEVLNISVSRGKTRALNSISTYCYNRNTTEMEDNRWWLSFSGWPYRFSNVDNKFIVIGCNTLAYVYRTGYTTACASVCGSTEDLTNGSCVGVGCCQNAIPKGLNHYDVYFYRVYNDSNSWEFNRCSYAALVETESFNFSSEYITTTRFNETYKGQQPLVLDWAIGNETCEVARNKPSYACRDRNSLCVDSTNGPGYLCNCSKGYEGNPYISDGCKDVDECKKNPSPCPKGAGCHNTIGEYRCSCPPGRKLAKETNSCNPDINLIIGICIGSIALVIIIFCMRVIFERRKLTIVKKQYFQQHGGILLFEKMKSDQGLAFTVFTESELEQATSKFDKSQILGHGGHGTVYKGIMKDNITVAIKKCALIDDRHKKEFGKEMLILSQINHKNIVKLLGCCLEVDVPMLVYEFIPNGTLFDLIHGKNRTSHIPFSSLLRIVNEAADGLAFLHSYANPPILHGDVKTSNILLDENYMAKVSDFGASILAPTDEAQYVTMVQGTCGYLDPEYMQTCRLTDKSDVYSFGVVLLEILTGQKPLKLDDHELQRSLSSSFLLAMKENNLDAMLDSQIRGHESMELLRGLAELAKHCLDMCGDNRPSMKEVSEELSRLRKLSKHPWIQRDSETESFLAGQSTTRFEIEQSTEYPGKDEEMPMNQSSSYFVR, encoded by the exons cACAGCAAAGAAATACTTTGGCAACACCATTTTCAAAGAGGTCGTATGGCATCAGTGCTGCTGCTCGGAGTTGCAATCATGCTGTACCTAGCCTCTACATCAGCTCAGCCTGCCATCAACTGCCAGACACATTGTGGCGATGTCGAAATTCCTTATCCATTTGGCATTGGTGCAGGCTGTGCTATAGAAAAAGGCTTTGAAATCAATTGTAACAAGACCGAAGATGGAACTAAAAAGCCGTTCATTGTTAACATCGAAGTTCTAAATATCTCAGTGTCCCGTGGCAAAACACGGGCGTTAAACTCCATCTCAACATATTGCTACAACCGTAACACAACAGAAATGGAAGACAATCGGTGGTGGCTTTCCTTCTCCGGATGGCCGTATCGGTTCTCCAATGTGGACAACAAGTTTATAGTCATTGGCTGCAACACGCTCGCATATGTGTACAGGACAGGATATACGACTGCATGTGCATCAGTGTGTGGGAGCACGGAGGACCTCACGAATGGTTCATGCGTTGGTGTAGGCTGCTGCCAAAATGCCATACCCAAGGGCTTAAATCACTATGATGTCTATTTCTACAGAGTATACAATGATTCAAATAGCTGGGAGTTCAACCGATGCAGCTACGCTGCGCTGGTGGAAACAGAGTCATTTAATTTCAGCAGCGAGTACATAACCACTACGAGGTTTAACGAGACCTACAAGGGACAGCAGCCGCTGGTGCTGGACTGGGCAATTGGAAATGAAACATGCGAGGTGGCCAGGAACAAGCCCTCTTACGCATGCCGTGATAGAAACAGCCTCTGTGTGGATTCGACCAATGGCCCAGGGTATCTATGCAATTGCTCAAAGGGGTATGAAGGGAACCCTTATATCTCTGATGGATGCAAAG ATGTCGATGAATGTAAGAAGAATCCAAGCCCATGCCCTAAGGGTGCAGGTTGCCACAACACAATAGGAGAGTACCGATGTTCATGTCCTCCAGGCAGAAAGCTGGCAAAAGAGACAAACTCTTGCAACCCAGACATCAACCTTATCATAG GTATTTGCATCGGCTCCATTGCTCTAGTGATTATCATTTTCTGCATGCGTGTAATTTTTGAAAGGCGAAAGCTTACAATTGTCAAGAAACAATATTTTCAGCAACATGGAGGGATTCTATTATTCGAGAAGATGAAATCTGACCAGGGACTTGCATTCACGGTGTTTACTGAATCAGAACTAGAACAAGCAACAAGCAAATTTGACAAAAGCCAAATTCTTGGTCATGGAGGCCACGGCACTGTGTACAAGGGAATAATGAAGGATAACATTACAGTGGCAATAAAAAAATGTGCATTAATCGATGACAGGCATAAGAAGGAATTTGGTAAAGAAATGCTGATTCTTTCCCAGATAAATCATAAGAATATTGTTAAGCTGTTGGGTTGTTGCCTTGAAGTGGACGTCCCGATGCTAGTATATGAATTCATTCCAAATGGAACATTGTTTGATCTTATTCATGGCAAGAACCGGACATCGCATATCCCTTTCAGTTCTCTCTTGAGGATTGTGAATGAGGCAGCTGATGGGCTTGCCTTTTTACATTCTTATGCAAATCCACCGATTCTACATGGTGATGTGAAGACCTCTAACATCCTTCTTGACGAGAATTATATGGCAAAGGTATCAGATTTTGGTGCCTCTATACTAGCACCAACTGATGAAGCCCAGTACGTGACAATGGTTCAAGGGACATGTGGTTATCTGGATCCTGAATATATGCAAACATGCCGGTTGACAGACAAGAGTGATGTTTATAGCTTTGGTGTCGTCCTTTTGGAGATCCTTACTGGGCAGAAGCCATTAAAACTCGATGACCATGAGCTACAACGGAGCTTATCCTCAAGTTTCTTATTGGCTATGAAGGAGAATAATCTTGATGCTATGTTGGACAGTCAAATAAGAGGGCATGAGAGCATGGAGTTGCTTAGAGGACTTGCAGAGCTAGCTAAGCACTGCTTGGATATGTGTGGTGATAACCGGCCCTCTATGAAAGAGGTATCCGAGGAGCTTAGCAGATTAAGAAAACTTTCAAAACATCCTTGGATACAACGTGACAGTGAGACAGAGAGCTTTCTCGCTGGACAATCAACTACCAGGTTTGAAATAGAACAAAGCACGGAGTACCCAGGAAAGGATGAGGAAATGCCAATGAACCAAAGCAGTTCTTACTTTGTCAGGTGA